One genomic window of Candidatus Nitrosopumilus sediminis includes the following:
- a CDS encoding winged helix-turn-helix domain-containing protein, protein MQTVTQLKIEEPQRKETFLEILSDKYCRSILEAIMDTPKSAIEVSREKIIPLSTVYRRIQQLHDSKMIRTSGVITEEGKRLFLYKSKIKEVNTRFSGGKLDVEVVFAKN, encoded by the coding sequence ATGCAAACAGTTACACAATTAAAAATTGAAGAACCTCAGAGAAAAGAAACTTTTCTTGAAATTCTCTCTGACAAATACTGTAGATCAATATTGGAAGCAATTATGGATACTCCAAAATCTGCTATAGAGGTATCTCGTGAAAAAATTATCCCATTGAGTACTGTCTATAGAAGAATACAGCAGTTACATGATTCAAAAATGATTAGGACTTCTGGTGTAATCACAGAAGAGGGTAAAAGACTGTTTCTTTACAAAAGCAAAATCAAAGAAGTAAATACACGTTTTAGTGGTGGAAAACTTGATGTTGAAGTGGTTTTCGCCAAAAACTAA
- a CDS encoding transcription initiation factor IIB produces the protein MDNPTCARCGKNSLLTDEVTGENFCGKCGYVITEKSQESGPEWRSFQKDGGADPARTGAPSSLMIHDMGLSTVINPLNKDASGKPLSTSMKSTIERLRTWDSRSQVHAPVDRNLRQALSDLNKLKDKVSIPANVLEKAAYIYRKALEKKLVRGRSISAMIAASLYAACRDTETPRTLKDVADAANVKRKDIARCYRLLHHELELKMPVVDSIQCIARISSKLEISEKTKRYAVKVLKEAQERKESAGKDPMGLAATALYLSCVKNGVSITQRDLAEAAGVTEVTIRNRYKGLKAEQSVKT, from the coding sequence ATGGATAATCCAACATGTGCTAGATGTGGAAAAAATTCTCTTTTGACTGATGAAGTTACGGGAGAAAATTTTTGTGGAAAATGTGGATATGTAATTACTGAAAAGTCTCAAGAATCTGGTCCCGAATGGAGATCATTTCAAAAAGACGGGGGGGCTGATCCTGCAAGAACTGGTGCTCCATCATCATTAATGATCCATGATATGGGGTTATCTACTGTGATCAATCCGTTAAACAAGGATGCATCAGGAAAACCTCTTTCGACTTCTATGAAAAGTACTATTGAACGATTAAGAACTTGGGATAGCAGAAGTCAAGTTCATGCTCCTGTTGATAGAAATTTGAGACAAGCTCTAAGTGATTTAAATAAATTAAAAGATAAAGTTTCCATCCCTGCCAATGTTTTAGAGAAAGCAGCTTACATTTACAGAAAAGCTTTAGAAAAAAAATTAGTTAGAGGAAGATCCATCTCTGCAATGATTGCTGCATCACTTTATGCTGCATGTAGAGACACTGAAACTCCTAGAACTTTAAAAGATGTTGCTGATGCTGCAAATGTCAAACGAAAAGACATTGCACGCTGTTATAGATTATTACATCATGAATTGGAATTAAAAATGCCTGTGGTTGATTCTATTCAGTGTATTGCACGAATTTCAAGTAAGCTTGAGATATCTGAAAAAACAAAACGATATGCCGTCAAAGTTCTCAAAGAAGCACAAGAGCGTAAAGAATCTGCCGGTAAGGATCCAATGGGACTTGCAGCAACTGCACTTTATCTGTCATGTGTAAAGAATGGTGTGTCTATTACCCAACGAGATCTTGCAGAAGCTGCAGGAGTAACTGAAGTTACTATCAGAAACCGTTACAAGGGATTAAAAGCTGAACAATCTGTAAAAACTTAA
- a CDS encoding cobalamin B12-binding domain-containing protein, with protein MKQKAATRSIKILVAKLGLDGHDRGALVLCRAFRDAGMEVIYSGLFATPERIAQIAEDEDVDAIAMSLLNGAHGTLFPRVVKTLKKKGINDVLIVGGGVIPEVDHNELVKAGVDHVFGPGTPLPTIIDHITTGVSKLRKI; from the coding sequence ATGAAACAAAAAGCCGCAACAAGAAGCATCAAAATTTTAGTTGCCAAATTAGGATTAGATGGTCATGATAGAGGAGCACTCGTTCTATGTAGGGCATTCAGAGATGCAGGAATGGAAGTTATCTATTCAGGGCTTTTTGCGACTCCAGAAAGAATTGCACAGATTGCAGAAGATGAAGATGTAGATGCAATAGCAATGAGTTTGTTAAATGGAGCACATGGGACACTTTTCCCAAGAGTTGTCAAGACACTAAAAAAGAAAGGGATCAATGATGTGTTAATAGTTGGGGGAGGAGTCATTCCAGAAGTTGATCATAACGAACTTGTAAAAGCAGGAGTTGATCATGTATTTGGTCCAGGGACACCATTGCCTACAATAATAGACCACATTACAACTGGAGTTTCGAAATTAAGAAAAATATAA
- the ilvC gene encoding ketol-acid reductoisomerase: MCLRIMAKTWKDADISLDPIKDQTIAVIGYGIQGDAQANNMKDSGLNVIIGLKEGGNSWKKAEADGHKVMSVADATKQADIVHMLIPDMIQGQIYKDEIGPNLSDGKALSFSHAAAIYWKWIEAPSNVDLIMIAPKGPGSKVRETYLDNFGTPAIVAVEQDSTGKAWDRTLGIAKAIGSARAGLIKTTFKEEVETDWFGEQADLCGGAASMVTNAFETLVEAGYQPEIAYFEVLHELKLIVDMIQRYGINGMWRRVSETARYGGLTRGPMVMDSANKENMKKVLTMIQDGTFNNEWISEYQKHGKDAFDKHMKVYDEHQIEKVGKEMRKMMWPDSTE; this comes from the coding sequence ATTTGTCTCAGAATCATGGCAAAAACATGGAAAGATGCTGATATCAGTCTTGATCCAATTAAGGATCAAACAATTGCTGTAATTGGTTACGGAATCCAAGGTGATGCACAAGCAAACAACATGAAAGACTCTGGTCTTAATGTGATAATTGGTCTTAAAGAAGGCGGTAACAGCTGGAAAAAGGCAGAAGCTGATGGTCACAAAGTAATGTCTGTTGCAGATGCAACAAAACAAGCAGACATTGTTCACATGTTGATTCCCGATATGATTCAAGGTCAGATATACAAAGACGAAATCGGCCCCAATCTTTCAGATGGAAAAGCATTGTCATTTTCTCATGCAGCTGCAATCTATTGGAAATGGATTGAAGCACCAAGCAATGTTGATTTAATCATGATTGCACCAAAGGGCCCTGGTTCTAAAGTTAGAGAGACATATCTTGACAATTTTGGAACTCCTGCAATTGTTGCTGTAGAACAAGATTCTACAGGAAAGGCTTGGGATAGAACATTGGGAATTGCAAAAGCAATTGGTAGTGCAAGAGCTGGATTAATCAAAACTACTTTCAAAGAAGAAGTAGAAACTGATTGGTTTGGTGAACAAGCAGACCTTTGTGGTGGAGCAGCTTCTATGGTTACAAATGCATTTGAAACTCTTGTTGAAGCAGGATATCAACCAGAAATTGCATACTTTGAAGTTTTACATGAGCTCAAACTCATTGTAGATATGATTCAGAGATATGGAATTAATGGTATGTGGAGACGTGTTAGTGAAACTGCCCGATATGGTGGATTAACTCGTGGACCAATGGTTATGGATTCTGCAAACAAAGAGAATATGAAAAAAGTTCTCACCATGATTCAAGATGGTACATTCAACAACGAGTGGATTTCTGAATATCAGAAACATGGTAAGGATGCATTTGATAAACACATGAAAGTATATGACGAACACCAAATTGAAAAAGTTGGTAAAGAAATGCGTAAAATGATGTGGCCTGATTCCACAGAATAA
- a CDS encoding nucleotidyltransferase domain-containing protein: MSIQNKSLEKFMKEMVADLTAKFPDEIVSFVLFGSATTGEWIRGKSDIDCIVIIKNKKLCKEIENYLSSLLLTLDAKYNLKLSDTCTSYKKTDNPALDLIFKTENKMMFGQPFYVVAEDQLDLKGFKIRKNLKVEIGTRTIVSLGLFLQRIKNTGIILYGRDIRKEIPKTVPTLEKIKASFNAMLLLMMSFVIFPFSFNSAFSHAVKANFWACDDVLFALDKPLSTTKQEILDICSIFSKSEIDSEHLLMSLEYKKTKDNMKLNKGFVFGYMIKSTKFVYGLYAVTLKRMLRK; this comes from the coding sequence ATGTCTATTCAAAATAAATCACTAGAAAAATTCATGAAAGAGATGGTTGCAGATTTAACTGCAAAATTTCCCGATGAGATTGTTTCATTTGTACTGTTTGGCTCTGCAACAACAGGTGAATGGATTCGTGGAAAATCCGACATTGACTGTATTGTAATTATAAAAAATAAAAAATTATGTAAAGAGATTGAAAATTATCTAAGCAGTCTTTTGCTCACTCTTGATGCAAAATATAATCTAAAACTATCAGACACATGTACATCCTACAAAAAGACTGACAATCCTGCACTTGATCTAATCTTTAAGACTGAAAACAAGATGATGTTTGGACAGCCGTTTTATGTGGTAGCAGAGGATCAGCTTGACCTGAAAGGATTTAAGATAAGAAAAAACCTCAAAGTGGAGATTGGAACCAGAACCATTGTGTCTCTTGGTCTGTTCTTGCAGAGAATAAAAAATACTGGAATTATTTTGTATGGACGTGACATACGAAAAGAAATACCAAAAACGGTTCCTACTCTTGAGAAGATAAAGGCATCATTTAATGCGATGTTGCTCTTGATGATGAGCTTTGTGATATTTCCATTCAGTTTTAACTCTGCATTCTCTCATGCAGTAAAGGCAAATTTCTGGGCATGTGATGACGTATTATTTGCATTAGACAAACCTCTGTCCACTACAAAACAGGAGATCCTTGACATCTGTTCAATTTTTAGCAAGTCTGAGATTGATTCAGAGCATCTGCTAATGTCCTTGGAATACAAAAAAACTAAAGACAATATGAAACTCAATAAGGGATTTGTTTTTGGATACATGATAAAGAGCACAAAATTCGTTTATGGGCTGTATGCTGTTACTCTAAAAAGGATGTTGAGAAAATGA
- a CDS encoding thermonuclease family protein yields the protein MLVIKTRFLIIIGIVLILPVYIVHAENSPKYTEAQLQWSEHIFGIVNGTGTAKIILIDYDSNKITHYAETVPVFVFSDSSPEGITLLLYETEKNSGIFERTFSFSDKRSAPNILHTMEGDTATVMYTDNTLPLNHEFSEIRLRETTLIGLLGYPVERLPASNPRIVDLSGNQIDSPNIGEQVLLTSDIVSQEDHPQEFIWIVQTLDSQKRVQSLSWINGTINPQSSFSPSTSWIPEVIGDYKTTFFVWESIDNPTALSPPIQIEFSVDRENLKKTNSDHSSISCGGEKLCLTEKVVQIIDGDTLYLQGGYEVRLSLTNTPERYEKGFYEASQFTANLCPIASTVTVDQDDKQPYDVYGRLLGKVTCIDRVLNSELLYEGHANILKQYCTTSEFSNESWAKEFGC from the coding sequence ATGTTGGTGATAAAAACTAGATTTTTGATAATTATTGGAATTGTTTTGATACTTCCTGTTTACATTGTCCATGCAGAAAATTCTCCTAAATACACTGAAGCACAACTGCAATGGAGTGAACACATCTTTGGTATTGTCAACGGAACTGGAACTGCAAAAATTATTCTAATAGACTATGATTCAAACAAGATTACACATTATGCTGAAACTGTTCCTGTATTCGTGTTTTCAGATAGTTCTCCTGAAGGCATAACATTACTGCTATATGAAACAGAAAAAAATTCTGGAATCTTTGAGCGAACTTTTTCATTTAGTGATAAACGCTCTGCTCCAAATATCTTGCATACAATGGAGGGCGATACTGCAACTGTTATGTATACTGATAACACCCTACCTCTAAATCATGAATTTTCTGAGATACGTCTCAGGGAAACTACTTTGATAGGATTGCTTGGATACCCTGTTGAGCGTCTTCCTGCAAGCAATCCTAGAATTGTAGATTTGAGTGGAAATCAAATTGATTCTCCAAATATCGGTGAGCAGGTTTTACTAACATCAGATATTGTAAGCCAAGAAGATCATCCTCAAGAATTTATCTGGATTGTTCAAACTTTAGACTCTCAAAAACGAGTCCAATCACTGTCATGGATTAATGGAACAATAAACCCTCAATCATCATTTAGTCCTTCGACTTCGTGGATCCCAGAAGTGATTGGAGATTACAAAACTACATTTTTTGTATGGGAAAGCATTGATAATCCAACTGCATTGTCTCCTCCAATTCAAATAGAATTTTCAGTGGATAGAGAAAATCTTAAAAAAACAAACTCAGATCATAGCAGTATTTCATGTGGTGGGGAGAAATTATGTCTCACAGAAAAAGTAGTTCAAATTATTGATGGTGATACACTATATTTACAGGGAGGATACGAAGTGCGATTATCACTCACAAACACGCCTGAAAGATACGAGAAAGGATTCTATGAAGCCAGCCAATTTACTGCAAACCTGTGTCCAATAGCAAGTACTGTGACAGTAGACCAAGACGACAAGCAACCTTATGATGTGTATGGCAGGCTATTGGGAAAAGTAACATGCATAGACCGTGTGCTAAATTCTGAGCTTCTTTATGAAGGACATGCAAATATCCTCAAACAGTATTGTACGACAAGTGAGTTTTCTAATGAATCATGGGCAAAGGAGTTTGGTTGCTAA
- a CDS encoding EF-Tu/IF-2/RF-3 family GTPase → MVRSVNFVVLGKQDIASDFGKKGTETDLTLYDRKESDIIKTWVVPSGFPDKIQPLFQAINLAEYVILHVDKLDKFTGEQIIALDSLKKEKGILSHTFDVDESKLDMMIKGTVVEKYVKVDQDKIKEEMDKLEPITNDEPSEMVIDHCFDVKGVGTVILGKVTNGTVKQYDNLKLYPLGIDVLIKSIQMHDDPVNESVCPARVGLAVKGVKPDEVGRGDVISKEGAVDVKTEIDLDFQKSPFYKNDIAENQGCLVSIGLQIKAAKFSSISPLKLIFEKPIVCKTGQIAVILKPESSTIRILGSGTIQ, encoded by the coding sequence ATGGTTAGATCTGTGAATTTTGTTGTTTTAGGAAAACAGGACATAGCATCTGATTTTGGAAAAAAAGGCACTGAAACTGATCTTACTCTTTATGACCGAAAAGAGTCTGATATAATCAAAACTTGGGTTGTTCCAAGTGGGTTTCCAGATAAAATCCAACCTCTTTTCCAAGCAATTAATCTGGCTGAATATGTTATTCTTCATGTTGATAAATTAGATAAATTCACTGGAGAACAAATTATTGCACTTGATTCATTAAAAAAAGAGAAAGGAATCTTGTCTCACACTTTTGATGTTGATGAATCTAAATTAGATATGATGATTAAAGGAACTGTAGTTGAGAAATATGTCAAAGTTGATCAAGATAAAATCAAAGAAGAGATGGATAAACTAGAGCCCATCACAAATGATGAACCTTCTGAAATGGTAATTGATCATTGTTTTGATGTTAAAGGTGTTGGAACTGTCATTTTAGGTAAAGTGACAAATGGTACTGTAAAACAATATGATAATTTGAAATTATATCCTTTAGGAATTGATGTTTTAATCAAATCTATTCAGATGCACGATGATCCTGTGAATGAATCTGTGTGTCCTGCAAGAGTTGGATTGGCAGTAAAGGGTGTCAAACCTGATGAAGTTGGACGTGGTGATGTCATTTCTAAAGAAGGTGCAGTTGATGTAAAAACAGAAATTGATCTTGATTTTCAAAAAAGCCCTTTTTACAAAAATGACATTGCTGAAAATCAGGGATGCCTAGTTAGCATTGGGTTACAAATTAAAGCTGCAAAATTCTCCTCAATATCTCCACTAAAACTAATTTTTGAAAAACCAATAGTGTGCAAGACTGGACAAATTGCTGTGATTCTAAAACCTGAATCTTCCACAATTAGAATTCTAGGTAGTGGCACAATACAATAG
- a CDS encoding DUF726 domain-containing protein: MKPVPRISTRGYYDLSNGNTLKNNRYYTYPKNDFKKLIGSQEIAIMIHGLRNDNAGAIAKVVLAKKQLRKLGYLHPVIGFSYDSNTAGAHLIKQAKHALSVGQKIAKKNGKNLGKFIEDFKELSPKTKIRLMGHSLGSQVILSTLEYLAKKKQNIGIVEGAYFFGASINEDIPSSKKYGKILESVVRSKIVNYYAPKDEVLSWANHEKYVKGPLGLNGATGRPVKKYHQKLVRPKNHRFASYAAVLSSFP, encoded by the coding sequence ATGAAACCTGTCCCAAGAATCTCTACTAGGGGTTATTATGATCTTTCTAATGGCAACACCTTAAAAAATAATAGGTACTACACATATCCAAAAAATGATTTTAAAAAATTAATCGGCTCGCAAGAAATTGCCATTATGATTCATGGTCTAAGAAACGATAACGCCGGAGCTATCGCAAAAGTTGTTCTAGCAAAAAAACAATTACGTAAATTAGGATACCTTCATCCTGTAATTGGATTCAGCTATGATTCGAATACTGCTGGAGCTCATTTGATAAAACAAGCAAAACATGCATTATCTGTTGGTCAAAAAATTGCAAAGAAAAATGGAAAAAATCTTGGTAAATTCATTGAAGATTTTAAAGAACTCAGTCCCAAAACAAAGATCAGATTAATGGGTCATTCATTGGGCTCTCAAGTAATTTTGAGCACTCTTGAATATCTTGCAAAAAAGAAACAAAATATTGGAATTGTAGAGGGTGCATATTTTTTTGGTGCTTCAATTAATGAAGATATTCCATCATCAAAAAAATATGGTAAAATACTTGAATCCGTTGTACGCTCAAAAATTGTAAATTACTATGCTCCAAAAGATGAAGTTCTTAGTTGGGCAAATCATGAAAAATATGTTAAAGGCCCACTAGGTCTAAATGGTGCTACTGGCAGGCCTGTTAAGAAATATCATCAAAAGCTAGTCAGGCCAAAAAATCATAGATTTGCAAGCTATGCTGCAGTTTTGAGTTCGTTTCCTTGA
- the metG gene encoding methionine--tRNA ligase, producing the protein MNKKAIITSALPYANGEIHLGHVASTYLPADVTTRFLKLNGVEAYYVCASDDFGTPILIQSEKEGKTPAEYVAYWNKRDYDDFSAFNIGFDYFYKTSSSENIAFVQDVFKKLNDSGHIYEKEIIQFYCNNDKKFLPDRYVKGICPYCKAEDQYSDLCESCGRVPEEITDPKCSLCGQPPTKEKTKHYFFKLKNFGESLSKWLDENQNLQKDVKKYVQNWIKSGLIDWDVTRDIPWGVPVPLDDAKGKVFYGWFDNHLAYISTAIKFLNDKGMDGKDFWNSADIYHFIGKDIVYHHYLFLPAMRLGIDSEYKLPDYIPTRGHLTLQGKKISKSRNWYIGLKQFLEYYPADYLRFYLVSINPYSQDDLNFDWDDFTTRINSELIGNLGNFVNRALGFTKKAFDGKVPEPDSFDDHDLEAEQKIKNLASDVGSLMEQNHLDRALKKIMEFSSFFNQYFQHKEPWKKGPGTANCVYLSVNAARSMAIALFPFLPESSQKIWNQLGLNENINESSWNDMSVLGISANHVLGDATPLFTKVEESDIEKLKSQLGPSE; encoded by the coding sequence ATGAACAAAAAAGCAATCATTACAAGTGCATTACCTTATGCAAATGGTGAAATTCATCTTGGCCATGTGGCCTCCACATACCTTCCTGCTGACGTGACTACTAGATTCTTGAAACTAAATGGTGTTGAAGCATACTATGTTTGTGCATCTGATGATTTTGGAACTCCTATCCTAATTCAATCTGAAAAAGAAGGTAAAACTCCTGCTGAGTATGTTGCATACTGGAATAAACGAGATTATGATGACTTTTCTGCCTTTAATATTGGATTTGACTATTTTTACAAAACTAGTTCTTCAGAAAATATTGCTTTTGTTCAGGATGTGTTCAAAAAATTAAATGACTCTGGACATATTTATGAAAAAGAAATTATTCAATTCTATTGCAATAATGATAAAAAATTCCTCCCTGATAGATATGTAAAAGGCATCTGTCCTTACTGTAAGGCTGAAGATCAATACTCTGATCTTTGTGAAAGTTGTGGCCGTGTCCCTGAGGAAATCACTGATCCTAAATGTTCTCTATGTGGTCAACCTCCTACTAAAGAAAAAACAAAACACTATTTTTTCAAACTCAAAAACTTTGGTGAGTCTTTATCAAAATGGCTGGATGAAAATCAAAATCTACAAAAGGATGTTAAAAAATATGTTCAAAATTGGATAAAATCCGGATTAATTGATTGGGATGTTACAAGAGATATTCCTTGGGGCGTACCTGTTCCATTGGATGATGCAAAGGGCAAAGTGTTCTATGGTTGGTTTGACAATCATTTAGCTTACATTTCAACTGCAATCAAATTTCTAAATGATAAAGGGATGGATGGAAAAGACTTTTGGAATTCTGCTGATATTTACCATTTTATTGGAAAGGATATCGTTTATCATCATTATCTCTTCTTGCCTGCCATGAGATTGGGAATTGATAGTGAATACAAGCTACCTGATTACATTCCAACTCGTGGACATCTAACATTACAGGGAAAAAAGATTTCTAAAAGCAGGAATTGGTATATTGGATTAAAACAATTTTTAGAATATTATCCTGCAGACTATTTGAGATTCTACCTTGTTTCAATAAACCCTTACTCTCAAGATGATTTGAATTTTGACTGGGATGATTTTACAACCCGAATTAATTCTGAATTAATTGGGAATCTTGGAAATTTTGTTAATCGTGCACTTGGATTTACAAAAAAAGCATTTGATGGAAAAGTTCCTGAACCTGATTCTTTTGATGATCATGATTTGGAGGCTGAACAAAAAATCAAAAACCTTGCATCTGATGTAGGCTCTCTTATGGAGCAAAACCATCTTGATAGGGCTTTGAAGAAAATTATGGAGTTTTCCTCGTTTTTCAATCAATATTTTCAGCACAAAGAGCCTTGGAAAAAAGGTCCTGGAACTGCTAACTGTGTGTATCTTTCAGTAAACGCTGCTAGAAGTATGGCAATTGCTTTGTTTCCTTTCTTACCTGAATCTTCCCAGAAAATTTGGAATCAACTTGGGTTGAATGAAAATATAAACGAGTCATCATGGAATGACATGTCCGTCTTGGGAATTTCGGCTAACCATGTATTAGGTGATGCCACTCCTTTGTTTACAAAAGTTGAAGAATCCGATATTGAAAAACTAAAAAGTCAATTAGGCCCATCTGAGTAA
- a CDS encoding adenosylhomocysteinase translates to MSKVKSSPKLIKEGKLSYEWARSHMQILDNTINRYKKTKPLKGITLGFCLHITKETSVLLMGAKELGATVACCGGNPLTTQDNIAAFLASQGIHVYSWHGQSVKEYDWCIDQVLKHSPTILTDDGADMNIKAHFDKRFKNMKILGATEETTAGVTRIRAVENQGKLRYPVILVNEAYTKHMFDNRYGTGQSTIDGYLRAMNLLMASKRVVVVGYGWVGRGVASRCQGMGSKVIVTEVDPVKALEAHMDGFEVMPMAQAAKIGDMFITCTGMTSVIRKEHIMKMKNGAIMGNVGHFDVEIDSKFLLKSSKSVKEVRPNLDECTLKNGKIVYLIGQGRLANLVAAEGHPPEVMAQSFSNQILSVLYILKNHKKMENKIINVPEEIDQQIAVDALKAMDVKIDKLTPEQVKYANNW, encoded by the coding sequence TTGAGTAAAGTAAAATCCAGTCCAAAATTAATCAAAGAAGGAAAATTGTCTTATGAATGGGCTAGATCTCATATGCAAATTCTTGATAATACCATTAATCGTTATAAAAAAACAAAACCTTTGAAGGGAATTACTTTGGGATTTTGTCTTCACATTACTAAAGAAACATCTGTTTTACTAATGGGTGCAAAAGAGTTAGGTGCAACAGTTGCTTGTTGTGGTGGAAATCCTCTTACTACCCAAGACAATATTGCTGCATTTTTGGCTTCTCAAGGCATTCATGTTTATTCTTGGCATGGACAATCTGTCAAAGAATATGATTGGTGTATTGATCAGGTGTTAAAACATAGTCCGACAATTCTAACTGATGATGGTGCTGATATGAACATCAAAGCTCATTTTGATAAGCGATTTAAAAATATGAAAATTTTAGGTGCCACTGAAGAAACCACTGCTGGTGTAACAAGAATTAGAGCAGTAGAAAATCAAGGCAAACTTCGCTATCCTGTTATCTTGGTTAATGAAGCATACACAAAACACATGTTTGATAATAGATATGGTACTGGACAAAGTACAATCGATGGCTATCTTCGCGCAATGAATCTTTTGATGGCGTCAAAACGTGTTGTAGTTGTAGGCTATGGTTGGGTTGGACGTGGTGTTGCATCTAGATGTCAAGGAATGGGTTCTAAAGTTATTGTCACTGAGGTTGATCCTGTAAAAGCATTAGAAGCTCATATGGATGGATTTGAAGTAATGCCGATGGCACAAGCTGCAAAAATTGGTGACATGTTTATCACATGTACTGGAATGACTAGTGTGATTCGAAAAGAGCATATCATGAAAATGAAAAATGGTGCAATCATGGGCAATGTGGGTCATTTTGATGTTGAAATTGATAGTAAATTTTTATTAAAATCATCAAAGTCTGTTAAAGAAGTAAGACCTAATCTTGATGAATGTACATTGAAAAATGGGAAAATAGTTTATCTTATTGGACAAGGCCGTCTTGCTAATTTAGTTGCAGCAGAAGGTCATCCTCCTGAAGTAATGGCCCAGTCATTTTCAAATCAGATTTTATCTGTTTTGTATATTCTTAAAAATCATAAAAAGATGGAAAATAAAATCATCAATGTTCCTGAAGAAATTGATCAACAGATAGCAGTTGATGCACTAAAAGCAATGGATGTTAAAATTGACAAACTTACTCCAGAGCAAGTAAAATATGCAAACAACTGGTAA
- a CDS encoding Rieske (2Fe-2S) protein, which produces MTWKKIADKGAVEAGKGKAFKVDGKQIAIFNQDGYHAMDDLCVHQDGSIAPGKLEGDIVECPLHFWHYNIKTGELTDYLKDVKLETYPVEARDDGIYIDI; this is translated from the coding sequence TTGACTTGGAAGAAAATCGCTGATAAAGGGGCAGTAGAAGCAGGCAAAGGGAAAGCATTCAAAGTCGACGGCAAACAAATTGCAATTTTTAATCAAGATGGATATCATGCAATGGATGATCTCTGTGTTCATCAAGACGGATCTATTGCACCAGGAAAACTAGAAGGAGATATTGTAGAATGCCCATTACATTTTTGGCATTATAATATCAAGACAGGTGAACTGACAGATTATCTCAAAGATGTAAAACTTGAAACGTACCCGGTAGAGGCCAGAGACGATGGCATCTATATCGACATTTAA
- a CDS encoding NAD+ synthase: MNQEIINEITNQDYSKITKTIENFLEEQIEKNHAKGVILGLSGGIDSAVLAYICKRNLQDKTLAIIMPDTSITPKSETEDALKMIALTGIEYKLIDIGPIIKEYSMYLEPNEKAKGNLRARVRTNILYYYANIRNYLVLGSSDKSEYMIGYFTKFGDGASDITPIISLYKLQVREIAKYLGVPEKVIAKKSSPHLWKDHEAEEEIGTSYEEIDSILYCMFEKKLSIDETEKSTQIDKEVIEKINQLYKNSEHKRLPSQKPDRD, encoded by the coding sequence TTGAATCAAGAAATCATAAACGAGATCACAAATCAAGATTATTCAAAAATTACCAAAACAATTGAGAATTTTCTAGAAGAACAAATTGAAAAAAATCATGCAAAAGGAGTCATCTTAGGATTAAGCGGAGGTATAGATTCAGCAGTTTTAGCTTACATTTGCAAGAGGAATCTTCAAGATAAAACTCTTGCAATAATAATGCCAGACACATCAATTACTCCAAAATCAGAAACAGAGGATGCACTCAAGATGATTGCATTAACTGGGATAGAATACAAGTTAATCGACATCGGTCCGATAATAAAGGAATATTCTATGTATCTTGAACCAAATGAAAAAGCAAAAGGGAATCTCAGGGCCAGAGTCAGAACAAACATTCTATATTATTATGCAAATATCAGAAACTACTTGGTGTTAGGATCAAGTGACAAAAGCGAATACATGATTGGGTATTTTACAAAATTTGGAGACGGAGCATCAGACATTACACCAATTATTTCACTATACAAACTACAAGTAAGAGAAATTGCAAAGTATCTAGGAGTACCTGAAAAGGTCATTGCAAAAAAAAGCAGTCCCCACCTATGGAAAGATCATGAAGCAGAGGAAGAGATTGGGACATCATATGAGGAGATTGATTCAATTTTGTATTGCATGTTTGAAAAAAAGCTCTCAATAGATGAAACAGAAAAAAGTACTCAAATCGATAAAGAGGTTATAGAAAAAATAAACCAACTATACAAAAACAGTGAACATAAAAGATTACCGTCGCAAAAACCAGACAGAGATTAG